The window TGCTGAAGAGGGATATCTATATAGTTACAAACTTTAGGTTCTTCGCGGATAATATCCAGAACATCTTCCGGAAAACCGCTTGGGAAAGCATAATGAAGACGAATCCATTCTACTCCTTCTACTTTTACCAATTCTTTTAAAAGGTCACCCAATGCTCTTCTTTTATAAAGATCAAGGCCATAATAAGTAAGATCCTGTGCAATAAGAATCAGTTCTTTAGTTCCTTTTTTTGCCAGTTTCTGGGCTTCGGAAACCAGTTTTTCGATAGGGGTGGAAACGTGTCCTCCTCTCATCAATGGGATTGCACAGAAAGAACATGGTCTGTCACAACCTTCCGAAATTTTAAGGTATGCATAATGCTTGGGCGTTGTTGTGAGTCTTTCACCTACCAGTTCGTGTTTATAATCTGCTCCAAGGTGTTTCAGCAGCATTGGCAGGTCTCTTGTCCCAAAATATTGGTCTACGTCCGGAATTTCTTTTACCAAATCCGGCTTATATCTTTCTGATAAACATCCTGTAACGAATACTTTTTCAACCTCGCCTCTATTTTTGGCCTCTACATAATCCAGAATGGTATTGATAGATTCTTCTTTAGCATTATCAATAAATCCGCAGGTGTTGATGACAACAATGTCACCACGGTCTTCATGAACCACTTCTTTGCCATTGGCTTTCAGCTGGCTCATTAATACTTCAGAATCGTATACATTCTTGGAACATCCAAGAGTGACTACATTGATTTTCTTCTTCCCTACAGATTTTGTACGCATCGTTTTGATTTTGAGTCTGCAAAGATACAAAATATTGAAGAGTTAAGAATTAAAAAAATAAAAACCACTTTATAAAAGTGGTTTTCAAGGATATACTTTAAAAGTTTTTTTCTTTAAACAGAGGAGCATTCTGATCTTTCTCAGAAAGAACAGCATCTTTTTCATCCACCTTCCAGTCGATACCAAGATCAGGATCGTTGAACTTCACACTGCCTTCTGCTTCTTTGTTATAAAAATTATCACATTTATATGAGAACACAGCATAGGAACTCAGTACAGAAAATCCGTGTCCAAAACCTCTTGGAACATACAGCTGAAGTTTATTTTCAGCAGTAAGCTCTATTCCGAACCATTTTCCGAATGTAGGAGAGTCTTCCCTAAGATCTACCGCTACATCCCATACACTGCCTTCAAGACAAGATACCAGTTTTGCCTGTGCATGTTCTCCTTTCTGAAGATGCAGGCCTCTTAATACTCCATAAGAAGATTTGGAAATATTATCCTGTACAAAATGGCCATTCATTCCTGTAAGTTCTTCAAATCTTTTTTCGTTGTACTTTTCGAAGAAGTAGCCTCTATCATCTTCAAATACGGTAGGCTCTATGATGTAACAATCTTTAAGCGGAGTTTCTTTAATTTTCATAGTCGTAATAAATTCTATTTCAATACTGTTTTTACTGTTTTGAACAAAATCCTGAGGTCATTTCTGAAAGACATGGTTTCAAAATATTCAAGATTCATTTTTACTTTATTAGGGAAAAGGATTTCATCATTATATGCTAAGGGATTCTTCTGTTTTTTCAGAAGATCTTCTTCATCTCTGTATTTTATGCTTGCTTCACAAGTTAAGCCCGGTTTCAACTCCAGTACTTTTCTGTCTTCTCCTGTAAGTTTATCGTAATACCCTTCAATGTCAGGCCTTGGCCCTACAAAACTCATATCACCTTTCAAGATATTAAACAATTGCGGAAGTTCATCAAACTTAAATTTCCTCAGAGCCTGCCCTGTTGCGGAACAAGTTCTCTTATGTTCATGAATTGTCTTCAATTTAAAAATGGTAAAAGGTTTTCCGTACTGCCCTATCCGGGTCTGAAAAAAAATACCGTTAGAAGAGGTGTCCAGACTTGCTATCACAAACAAAATGATCAGTATTGGCATAAGCAGCAGCACCAATAGTACTGCTAAGATAAAATCAAAAATTACTTTCCAATATTTATACTGATTCATTCCATTGAATGCTATTAAACTTCAAAGTAAGTATTGATTATTTTTGTTATTCTTTCCCTGTCTTCATCTGACAAATTGGAACCTGATGGAAGACATAAGCCGTTATCGAACAGTTTTTCGGAAATATTTCCTCCATAATAAGGAGCAGACTCAAAAACCGGCTGCAGATGCATTGGCTTCCATAATGGTCTCGACTCGATGTTATCTTCTAAAAATGCAAGTCTTAAATCTTCTCTGTTTTTTCCTGTAATTTCCGGATCCACAATAATTGCAGACAGCCAGTGATTTGAATAAAAATCACTATCCGGCTCTGTAAATACCGTTACCCCTTCAATATTTTTGAAAATATCCAGATAGAAATCATGCATTGCTCTACGGGCAGCCACTCTGTCTTTAAGGACTTCCATCTGTCCTCTTCCTATCCCAGCCACAATATTACTCATTCTATAATTGAATCCGATATGTGAATGCTGGTAGTGAGGAGCGTTATCACGTGCCTGCGTAGATAAGAAAACAATTTGATCTTTATCTTCTTTGGTGTGGCTTACCAATGCACCACCACCTGAAGTTGTGATAATTTTATTTCCGTTAAAGCTTAACACTCCGAAACGTCCGAATGTTCCGCAAGCTTGTCCTTTGTACGTTGAACCCAAAGCTTCAGCCGCATCTTCAATTAAGTCTATTTCAAATTCTTTTGCAATAGCTGTAATTTCATCCATTTTTGCCGGCATTCCGTATAAATGAACAACGATGACAGCTTTAGGCTTTTTACCTTTTTGAATTCTGTCTTCAATGGCTTCTCTTAATGCTTTCGGACACATATTCCATGTGTCTTTTTCACTGTCTACAAAAACGGGGCTGGCACCACAGTAAGCGATCGGATTGGCTGATGCCGAAAATGTCATAGACTGGCAAATAACTTCGTCCCCATGCTTAACGCCGGATTCAATTAAAGCAAGATGGATGGCCGCTGTTCCTGCTGATAGAGCGGCAACCTTTACGTCCTGATTCAGAAACTTTTCCAGGTCTTCTTCAAAACCGTTAACATTAGGGCCTAATGGAGCGATCCAGTTTTCTTCGAAAGCTTCATTGATATATTTTTGTTCGTTACCTCCCATGTGTGGAGAGGATAACCAGATTTTTGAATTCATCATAATTTATTAATATTCATCGTATGAAATGGTTAATTCTTCAGAGGTTGGAACGGACTGACAGCTTAAAATAAATCCGTCTTCAATTTCATAGTCCATTAAAACATCTGTTTCTTTCATATTTACAGTACCTGAAATCACTTTTCCTACACAGCTGCTGCAATTTCCTTTTTTACATGAATAGGGAATATCAAGGCCTTCGTTTAACAGAGATTCCAGAAGATTACTTTTATGATCAACAGTTACGTAGTGAGACTCCTGATCAATAATTACTTCAACTTTTGTCTGTCCGGATTTTACTTCCTCAGAAATAATTTCTTCGATACCCACTTCACTTTCTGAAGAATAAAATAACTCACTTTTAATAAGTTCTTTTGGAATCTCAATGGAGAGAAGATAATCATGAACAGTTTTAATCAATTCTTCAGGTCCGCAGGTATAAAATTCTGAAAAACTTTTCACATCCAGTTCCTGATTAATTTTGGTATCTAAAAAGTCATAATCAATACGCCCAAAATGATGATGCTCCTGTTTTTTCCTGCTAAAGATGTAAATGATTCTTAGAGTATCTTTAAACTGAGCTTCCAAAGTGTTCAGCTGATCAAGGAAAATAGTATCTTCAATCTGTTTATTGGCAAAAAGTAAGGTAACCTTACTTAATGGCTCATTATTGAGAATATTCTTAACAATCGAAATAATAGGAGTTATTCCACTTCCTGCAGCTACTAAAAAAATATTTTTGGCAGAATTTTCTGATATATGATAAACAAATCTTCCTTCCGGTACACTTACTTCCAAATCATCCCCTACTTCAATCCTGTTTTTAACAAAGGTTGAAAATACACCACCGTCTATTGCTTTTACAACCACCGATAATGAATTTTCTTCAGGGCTTGTACAAATGGAGTAAGATCTTCTGATTTCTTCGTTGTTGATTTCTGCCTTCAAAGTAACATATTGACCTGATTCAAAAACAAAAGAACTTTTAAGATCTTCGGTGACATCAAAAGTCAATAATACAGCATCTTCTGTTAAAAAAGACTTATCTGCTACTTTGAGTTTATGAAATACATTTCTCATGGATGTCATTAAAATATTTTTTTTGCAGGATTTCCTACATAAGTTCCGGCTTCTTTAATATTTCTGAAAACTACACTTCCGGCTCCAATAATGGTATTGTCAGCAATTTTCACTCCGGGATAGATGGTTGATCCCGTCCCAATCAACACATTTTTTCCAATTTTACAATGTCCTCCCAAATCTACATTCGCCATAATATTCGTAAACTCGTCAATAAAGACATCGTGCCCAATCTGACTTCCGCAATTGATAAAGACTCCTTTTGAAACCTCCGCATCACATGATATCAGAACGTTGGAAAAAAGCACTACGGACTGATCTACTTTGGTTCTGTCACCAATAATACAAGTATGATGAACAAAACCCTGTATTTTGGAATTATCAGTATTAGAGAAGATATTTTTTTTAACATCAGAGCTATTGATTGCTAGTAAAATACTTTCATATTTATTTAAATCATTGTTAGACAATGAATCTATTACTTTCAGATCAAGATTGAATTGATCTAAGGCTGTCAGATTATCATCCACAAATCCTACAATATTAGGAACATTACCGTTAAATTTACGGGAATGGTTGATAAAACTCAGAAGTTCTCTTCCAAGACCTCCGGCTCCAATGATTACAGATTCTTTACTGTACTGAATATCCTCCATCGATTATTATATTTTGACCCGTGATCCATTTTGAACCATCAGATATTAAAAATTTTATT of the Chryseobacterium aureum genome contains:
- a CDS encoding sugar transferase — protein: MNQYKYWKVIFDFILAVLLVLLLMPILIILFVIASLDTSSNGIFFQTRIGQYGKPFTIFKLKTIHEHKRTCSATGQALRKFKFDELPQLFNILKGDMSFVGPRPDIEGYYDKLTGEDRKVLELKPGLTCEASIKYRDEEDLLKKQKNPLAYNDEILFPNKVKMNLEYFETMSFRNDLRILFKTVKTVLK
- the rimO gene encoding 30S ribosomal protein S12 methylthiotransferase RimO, with the translated sequence MRTKSVGKKKINVVTLGCSKNVYDSEVLMSQLKANGKEVVHEDRGDIVVINTCGFIDNAKEESINTILDYVEAKNRGEVEKVFVTGCLSERYKPDLVKEIPDVDQYFGTRDLPMLLKHLGADYKHELVGERLTTTPKHYAYLKISEGCDRPCSFCAIPLMRGGHVSTPIEKLVSEAQKLAKKGTKELILIAQDLTYYGLDLYKRRALGDLLKELVKVEGVEWIRLHYAFPSGFPEDVLDIIREEPKVCNYIDIPLQHINSDLLKSMKRGTTHEKTDALLGKFREKVPDMAIRTTLIVGYPGETEERFQELKDWVREQKFDRLGCFTYSHEENTTAHVLEDDIPQEVKEARVEEIMELQSQISWEKNQEKVGKVFRCIFDRKEGNYFIGRTEYDSPDVDNTVLVSAEDTYISIGEFAEVKITSAEEFDLYGELI
- the rfbC gene encoding dTDP-4-dehydrorhamnose 3,5-epimerase; translation: MKIKETPLKDCYIIEPTVFEDDRGYFFEKYNEKRFEELTGMNGHFVQDNISKSSYGVLRGLHLQKGEHAQAKLVSCLEGSVWDVAVDLREDSPTFGKWFGIELTAENKLQLYVPRGFGHGFSVLSSYAVFSYKCDNFYNKEAEGSVKFNDPDLGIDWKVDEKDAVLSEKDQNAPLFKEKNF
- a CDS encoding DegT/DnrJ/EryC1/StrS family aminotransferase; amino-acid sequence: MNSKIWLSSPHMGGNEQKYINEAFEENWIAPLGPNVNGFEEDLEKFLNQDVKVAALSAGTAAIHLALIESGVKHGDEVICQSMTFSASANPIAYCGASPVFVDSEKDTWNMCPKALREAIEDRIQKGKKPKAVIVVHLYGMPAKMDEITAIAKEFEIDLIEDAAEALGSTYKGQACGTFGRFGVLSFNGNKIITTSGGGALVSHTKEDKDQIVFLSTQARDNAPHYQHSHIGFNYRMSNIVAGIGRGQMEVLKDRVAARRAMHDFYLDIFKNIEGVTVFTEPDSDFYSNHWLSAIIVDPEITGKNREDLRLAFLEDNIESRPLWKPMHLQPVFESAPYYGGNISEKLFDNGLCLPSGSNLSDEDRERITKIINTYFEV
- a CDS encoding NeuD/PglB/VioB family sugar acetyltransferase, with amino-acid sequence MEDIQYSKESVIIGAGGLGRELLSFINHSRKFNGNVPNIVGFVDDNLTALDQFNLDLKVIDSLSNNDLNKYESILLAINSSDVKKNIFSNTDNSKIQGFVHHTCIIGDRTKVDQSVVLFSNVLISCDAEVSKGVFINCGSQIGHDVFIDEFTNIMANVDLGGHCKIGKNVLIGTGSTIYPGVKIADNTIIGAGSVVFRNIKEAGTYVGNPAKKIF
- a CDS encoding ferredoxin--NADP reductase, whose product is MTSMRNVFHKLKVADKSFLTEDAVLLTFDVTEDLKSSFVFESGQYVTLKAEINNEEIRRSYSICTSPEENSLSVVVKAIDGGVFSTFVKNRIEVGDDLEVSVPEGRFVYHISENSAKNIFLVAAGSGITPIISIVKNILNNEPLSKVTLLFANKQIEDTIFLDQLNTLEAQFKDTLRIIYIFSRKKQEHHHFGRIDYDFLDTKINQELDVKSFSEFYTCGPEELIKTVHDYLLSIEIPKELIKSELFYSSESEVGIEEIISEEVKSGQTKVEVIIDQESHYVTVDHKSNLLESLLNEGLDIPYSCKKGNCSSCVGKVISGTVNMKETDVLMDYEIEDGFILSCQSVPTSEELTISYDEY